A window from Opitutia bacterium ISCC 52 encodes these proteins:
- a CDS encoding xylosidase/arabinosidase, translated as MIRPLIVVFAFVLGSVSLFCADEVRVPYQGPSKSGVDTSTLTGKVMCGYQGWFNAEGDGANLGWTHWSRNRSEPFAPGNVTVDLWPEVSEYNQDDLFETGFEFANGEKAKVFSSYSASTVNVHFKWMQEYGIDGAFVQRFANGVSDPEKRHHKDVVLSNARAAANQHGRTYAVMYDLSGLPSGGVDRVRKDWQLLRSKMHITKDPAYLHHKGNPVVTVWGVGFHGGSKPRAYSLEECRELIAFLKADGCTVMLGVPAGWRSLDRDAIDDKQFHEVLQMADIVSPWTPGRYRDLEGISRHGERYWKPDVKWTQGKGLDYLPVVFPGFSWHNLKGAELAAIPRLKGQFLWSQIVEAKRSGCEMIYVAMFDEVDEGTAIFKCTNNPPNANGTSFLTYEGLVSDFYLQLTGKAGELLRGELPLSNNLPIRN; from the coding sequence ATGATTCGGCCATTAATAGTAGTTTTTGCATTTGTACTCGGTTCAGTTTCACTATTCTGTGCGGATGAAGTTCGGGTTCCTTACCAAGGTCCTTCCAAGTCAGGCGTCGATACGAGTACACTGACCGGAAAAGTCATGTGTGGATATCAGGGATGGTTTAATGCGGAGGGAGACGGTGCAAATTTAGGTTGGACTCACTGGAGCAGGAATAGATCTGAACCGTTTGCACCCGGCAATGTTACGGTGGATCTGTGGCCAGAGGTTTCAGAATACAATCAGGACGATTTGTTTGAGACAGGATTTGAATTCGCCAATGGAGAAAAAGCCAAAGTCTTCAGCTCTTATTCGGCAAGCACCGTGAATGTTCATTTTAAATGGATGCAGGAGTATGGAATCGACGGTGCCTTTGTGCAGCGATTTGCCAACGGAGTGTCGGATCCGGAGAAGCGGCATCATAAAGATGTCGTTTTGTCTAATGCAAGAGCAGCCGCCAATCAGCACGGTCGAACCTACGCGGTGATGTACGATTTGAGTGGGCTTCCTTCAGGAGGTGTAGATCGCGTCCGCAAGGATTGGCAGCTACTGCGTAGTAAAATGCATATCACCAAAGATCCTGCCTACCTTCACCATAAGGGTAACCCTGTGGTCACGGTTTGGGGTGTGGGATTTCATGGTGGCAGCAAACCACGCGCATATTCGTTGGAAGAGTGCCGTGAACTGATTGCTTTCCTGAAAGCTGATGGTTGCACTGTTATGTTGGGCGTTCCTGCGGGTTGGCGATCTCTGGATCGAGATGCGATTGATGATAAGCAGTTTCACGAAGTTCTGCAAATGGCCGATATTGTGAGTCCTTGGACACCTGGGCGCTACCGGGATCTTGAAGGCATATCTCGACATGGAGAACGCTATTGGAAACCCGATGTAAAATGGACCCAGGGTAAGGGACTCGATTACCTGCCCGTAGTGTTCCCTGGATTTAGTTGGCACAATCTAAAAGGAGCTGAGTTGGCTGCCATACCTCGATTAAAGGGTCAGTTCCTCTGGTCTCAGATCGTTGAGGCGAAACGATCTGGTTGTGAAATGATCTACGTTGCCATGTTTGACGAGGTGGACGAGGGGACTGCTATTTTCAAGTGCACGAACAATCCTCCTAATGCGAATGGAACATCATTTTTGACTTATGAGGGCTTGGTGAGTGACTTCTATCTTCAGCTTACAGGGAAAGCAGGAGAGCTACTCCGCGGCGAATTGCCCTTGAGCAACAATCTGCCCATAAGAAATTAA
- a CDS encoding sulfatase yields MRNQLKQFLAVCLAMAASHLYAQDRPNVLFIVCDDLNTHVSTSDYPYISTPAFDELAENGMTFKRAYCQYPVCGPSRASFLSGLYPESSGVINNTADIRDERPGTLTMPQAFKEQGYWTAATGKIFHNSKVDPGEAVWDERAFYTNDEMPLEKQARKEFEAKHGSIDKRENRQLWKEFLLSYAPQTMNQEPGWGPSGLTDEQHRDGKNAQQAREWIQNESYGDKPFFMAVGIHKPHVPFLAPDKYFEKYPKEGLTFGKPPSNFWDTVPKSSISKRYEGFGFELGVEKDDLRREYMQAYHACISFIDAQIGSIFEDLKENGLWKNTIIVLTSDHGYQLGEHFMWGKVTLFEVCNRVPLLIRVPGQTTASSSSQGLVELVDLFPTLADLCGIDTPAYLHGQSLVPMLRDPNESGKEVVYTIVSRGKNLGKAIRTDRWRYSKWADGEELYDLHKDPEEHHNLAKLESYRNTLGEVRRLLNDKQREAVQFR; encoded by the coding sequence ATGAGAAATCAACTTAAGCAATTCCTGGCGGTGTGTTTGGCAATGGCCGCATCCCACTTATATGCCCAAGACCGACCTAATGTATTGTTTATCGTTTGCGATGATCTAAACACGCATGTTTCGACGTCCGACTACCCTTACATTTCGACTCCTGCATTCGACGAGCTGGCGGAAAACGGCATGACCTTTAAGCGGGCGTATTGCCAGTATCCGGTTTGTGGCCCGTCGCGGGCTTCATTTTTGAGTGGGCTTTATCCTGAGTCCTCCGGCGTGATTAATAATACGGCTGACATTCGTGATGAAAGACCCGGCACGCTTACTATGCCTCAGGCATTTAAGGAGCAAGGTTACTGGACTGCGGCGACAGGGAAGATTTTTCACAACTCCAAGGTTGATCCCGGCGAAGCAGTCTGGGATGAGCGGGCCTTTTATACGAATGACGAAATGCCGCTTGAGAAACAGGCACGCAAAGAATTCGAGGCAAAGCACGGATCTATCGATAAGAGAGAGAACAGACAGTTGTGGAAAGAATTCCTGCTCAGTTATGCACCTCAGACGATGAATCAAGAACCGGGGTGGGGGCCTTCAGGTCTCACCGATGAACAACATCGTGATGGAAAGAATGCTCAGCAAGCTCGCGAGTGGATTCAAAACGAGAGTTATGGTGACAAACCGTTCTTCATGGCGGTGGGTATTCATAAGCCTCATGTTCCGTTTCTCGCACCCGATAAGTATTTTGAAAAGTATCCAAAGGAAGGGCTGACGTTTGGTAAGCCACCTTCTAATTTCTGGGACACCGTGCCGAAGAGCTCTATCTCCAAGCGGTACGAAGGATTTGGATTCGAGTTGGGTGTTGAAAAGGATGATCTGCGACGTGAATACATGCAGGCTTATCACGCCTGTATCAGTTTTATTGATGCACAGATTGGATCTATTTTTGAAGACCTGAAAGAAAACGGGCTCTGGAAAAATACCATTATCGTTTTAACTTCCGATCATGGTTACCAGTTGGGTGAACATTTCATGTGGGGAAAGGTGACCTTGTTTGAAGTTTGTAATCGGGTCCCTCTTCTCATTCGTGTTCCAGGGCAGACAACGGCTTCCTCTTCTAGTCAGGGCTTGGTAGAACTGGTCGATCTCTTTCCGACTTTGGCCGATCTCTGTGGGATTGATACTCCTGCTTACCTGCATGGGCAAAGTTTGGTGCCTATGCTCCGTGATCCCAATGAATCTGGAAAAGAGGTCGTCTACACGATTGTATCGCGTGGCAAGAACCTGGGGAAAGCCATCCGTACAGATCGATGGCGCTATTCCAAATGGGCTGATGGAGAAGAATTGTATGACCTTCATAAAGATCCTGAAGAACATCACAACCTCGCCAAGTTGGAAAGCTATCGCAACACCTTGGGAGAGGTCCGGAGATTGTTAAACGATAAGCAGAGAGAAGCGGTTCAATTTCGCTGA
- a CDS encoding YiiD C-terminal domain-containing protein, with product MFALAEATSGQVPPDQLKEDEDALFPALRRTEMKYRKPAQGAVYAKAIFDAEAWKLFLETLERRNRALMSIQVDLLALENVLVATDTFEWFVAKTT from the coding sequence TTGTTTGCCTTGGCTGAAGCTACGAGCGGTCAAGTTCCTCCAGATCAATTGAAAGAGGATGAGGATGCATTATTTCCCGCTCTTAGGCGCACTGAGATGAAATACAGAAAACCTGCGCAAGGTGCCGTTTATGCAAAGGCGATATTCGATGCTGAGGCGTGGAAGCTCTTTCTCGAAACCTTAGAACGAAGAAACCGAGCGCTTATGTCGATCCAAGTGGATCTCCTGGCTCTAGAAAACGTCTTGGTTGCGACCGATACTTTTGAGTGGTTTGTGGCCAAAACCACTTAA
- a CDS encoding ABC transporter permease produces the protein MKIFKLLAIAQGSLLKNRTRSILTMLGIIIGVAAVIVMRAIGDGAQQNIEERINSLGTNLLMIRSGSNSMGGIRRGAGSSRTLFIKDTDIIREQCNLVMAVSGIVTASGQVIGGGTNWFTSVQGVDPEYLTIKSWEIEDGTMFTERDIRAKTKVAVLGASVVENMYGGVAPVGQTIRIQKTPFKIIGVLKAKGQSSGGQDQDDTVLVPLTTAAFRLRGDSQYVSQIYVSAINVDQMEQAKEEVTQTLRLAHKLIDGQEDDFSVRSQSELTEAFTSTTETMTTFLTIVAAVSLLVGGVGIMNIMLVSVTERTREIGIRVAVGARSTDVLTQFLIEAVVLSVAGGAIGIGIAYGVCDIVQDKFGMTTIVKTWIIGVSLGVSAAIGVIFGLYPAFMASRLDPIDALRHE, from the coding sequence ATGAAAATATTTAAACTTCTAGCCATCGCCCAAGGCAGTCTGCTTAAGAACCGCACACGGAGTATCCTTACCATGCTCGGTATCATTATCGGTGTAGCGGCGGTGATCGTCATGCGTGCGATTGGGGATGGTGCTCAGCAAAACATTGAGGAGCGAATTAATTCACTGGGGACTAATCTGCTCATGATCCGTTCCGGCTCCAATTCCATGGGCGGAATCCGGAGAGGCGCCGGCAGCAGCAGAACACTCTTTATCAAAGATACAGATATCATCCGCGAACAATGCAACCTCGTGATGGCCGTTTCCGGCATCGTCACAGCAAGCGGACAAGTCATCGGCGGTGGAACTAATTGGTTTACTTCCGTCCAAGGTGTCGACCCGGAGTATTTGACCATTAAGAGCTGGGAAATTGAGGACGGAACCATGTTTACTGAACGCGACATCCGTGCAAAAACCAAAGTAGCTGTTCTAGGAGCATCCGTCGTGGAAAATATGTATGGAGGGGTAGCCCCCGTGGGACAAACGATACGTATTCAAAAAACCCCTTTTAAAATCATCGGTGTATTGAAAGCCAAGGGACAGAGCTCCGGTGGCCAGGATCAGGACGATACGGTGCTGGTCCCGTTAACCACTGCCGCCTTTCGGCTTCGCGGAGATTCTCAATATGTCAGTCAAATTTACGTAAGCGCCATCAATGTCGACCAAATGGAGCAAGCCAAAGAGGAGGTCACCCAAACCTTACGTTTGGCCCATAAACTGATCGACGGCCAGGAGGATGATTTTAGTGTGCGCAGCCAATCGGAACTTACCGAAGCCTTTACATCGACCACTGAGACTATGACCACTTTTCTTACGATTGTGGCAGCCGTATCATTGCTGGTGGGTGGAGTTGGCATTATGAATATCATGCTGGTCTCTGTTACTGAACGTACGCGCGAAATTGGTATTCGAGTAGCTGTCGGCGCAAGATCAACCGACGTCCTAACACAGTTTCTCATCGAGGCCGTGGTATTAAGTGTCGCGGGTGGAGCTATAGGTATCGGCATCGCCTATGGTGTGTGCGATATCGTACAGGACAAATTTGGCATGACCACCATCGTCAAGACCTGGATCATTGGAGTATCCCTTGGTGTCTCTGCGGCCATCGGTGTAATATTCGGCCTTTATCCCGCGTTCATGGCATCGCGACTCGATCCGATCGATGCCTTGAGACACGAATAG
- a CDS encoding ABC transporter ATP-binding protein has product MEHVIETIDLKKTYELAEPVHALRGVNLTIDPGEFVSIMGASGSGKSTFMNIIGCLDKPTSGGYLLDGVAVNKLSRNQQANIRNEKIGFVFQGFNLLSRTSALENVELPLVYQRKRSKVSPNKKAAQCLERVGLADRMDHQTQQLSGGQQQRVAVARALVNDPALILADEPTGNLDSKTSLDLMGLFQELNDQGITIVLVTHEPDIAMFTKRCVEMKDGLIVRDTQITDRSNARKELEEFSGVIGI; this is encoded by the coding sequence ATGGAACATGTCATCGAAACCATTGATTTAAAGAAAACCTACGAACTGGCTGAGCCGGTTCATGCACTACGCGGGGTTAACCTCACGATCGATCCAGGTGAGTTTGTAAGTATCATGGGTGCGTCGGGTTCCGGTAAATCAACCTTCATGAATATCATTGGTTGCTTGGACAAGCCCACATCTGGCGGTTACCTCCTTGATGGAGTCGCCGTGAACAAGCTCTCCCGCAACCAACAAGCCAATATCCGTAATGAGAAAATCGGGTTCGTTTTCCAGGGTTTCAATTTGTTATCTCGAACCTCGGCTCTGGAAAACGTTGAGCTGCCCCTGGTATACCAACGAAAAAGATCTAAAGTCAGTCCCAATAAAAAAGCCGCACAATGCCTCGAGCGCGTTGGCCTGGCCGATCGGATGGATCACCAGACGCAACAACTTTCAGGCGGTCAGCAACAGCGGGTAGCAGTAGCCCGCGCCCTGGTAAATGATCCGGCTCTGATCCTGGCGGACGAACCCACTGGAAACCTGGATTCTAAAACTTCCCTCGATCTCATGGGACTATTTCAGGAACTCAATGATCAGGGGATAACCATTGTCCTGGTAACTCACGAACCCGACATTGCCATGTTCACCAAACGCTGCGTGGAAATGAAAGATGGTCTCATTGTCCGGGACACCCAAATCACAGATCGCAGTAATGCCCGCAAAGAACTGGAGGAATTCTCCGGTGTAATCGGAATTTAA
- a CDS encoding efflux RND transporter periplasmic adaptor subunit produces MKKFIIIIILLGGVGYGGYRFYFQEEETSETTENYNYAKIERKNILNMITATGSLEARELVEIGSQVSGVIEGVYKDFNDTVEEGDLIALIDPRTLDTQVKSAEADLTRQQANLKRATIQYERFKPVYDKGFLSGDDFLNYEIGKETAEANVKSSEASVDRAKRNREFAEIRAPISGVIINRDVEEGQTVASSFNTPRLFIIAEDLNLMEILANVDESDIGQIKKDQEVRFTVASYPERNFTGTVTEIRLQPTVIQNVVNYTVVVETENPRRLLLPGMTATLDFVVDEVEEVLSVPASALSLKMSDEMVEVQAKFREEMLAQRQASRGGEGGQRGQGGDGGQRRQRPEGFAGGGGAGFGGGQRGGGGRAAIGTIWYKDDAGELKMMMVRTGVTDGITTEVLPLRDEEIPEGREIISKVLTPSTSEAATRAQNPFGGRGRGGGIF; encoded by the coding sequence ATGAAAAAATTCATTATTATAATCATCCTGCTCGGTGGCGTCGGCTACGGTGGATATCGTTTCTACTTTCAAGAAGAAGAAACGAGCGAGACCACAGAGAATTACAACTACGCCAAGATTGAGCGAAAGAACATTCTCAACATGATAACCGCCACCGGTTCTCTGGAAGCGCGGGAGCTCGTAGAAATCGGAAGTCAGGTCTCTGGTGTCATCGAAGGCGTCTATAAAGATTTTAATGACACCGTCGAGGAAGGCGACCTGATCGCACTTATCGATCCTCGCACCCTCGATACCCAGGTCAAAAGCGCAGAGGCCGACCTGACGCGCCAACAAGCCAATCTCAAAAGAGCCACGATCCAATACGAGCGGTTCAAGCCTGTTTATGATAAAGGCTTCCTTTCAGGAGATGATTTCCTCAATTACGAAATCGGCAAAGAAACGGCAGAAGCCAATGTGAAGAGCTCTGAAGCCTCAGTGGATCGCGCCAAACGAAACCGCGAATTCGCCGAAATCCGAGCTCCTATCAGCGGAGTGATCATCAACCGCGATGTCGAAGAAGGGCAAACAGTAGCTTCAAGCTTCAATACGCCTCGTCTGTTTATCATTGCAGAGGATTTGAATCTCATGGAAATCCTGGCCAATGTGGATGAAAGCGACATCGGCCAAATCAAGAAAGATCAGGAAGTCCGTTTTACCGTAGCCAGTTACCCTGAGCGCAACTTTACAGGAACTGTAACCGAAATCCGACTACAACCAACGGTTATTCAGAACGTAGTTAATTACACCGTAGTAGTCGAAACAGAAAACCCAAGGCGCCTACTCCTTCCAGGCATGACTGCGACACTCGATTTTGTAGTCGATGAAGTGGAAGAAGTCCTAAGTGTTCCTGCCTCAGCTCTCAGTCTGAAAATGAGCGACGAAATGGTGGAAGTACAAGCCAAGTTTCGCGAGGAGATGCTAGCCCAACGTCAAGCAAGTCGTGGTGGCGAAGGTGGACAGCGTGGCCAAGGCGGTGATGGTGGACAACGCAGACAACGCCCAGAAGGGTTTGCCGGAGGAGGCGGAGCCGGATTCGGTGGAGGTCAACGAGGAGGAGGCGGCCGAGCAGCGATCGGCACGATCTGGTATAAAGATGATGCAGGAGAATTGAAGATGATGATGGTCAGAACCGGAGTTACAGACGGCATAACAACCGAGGTTTTGCCTCTACGAGACGAAGAGATTCCTGAAGGTAGAGAAATCATTTCCAAAGTACTGACACCATCCACTTCAGAAGCAGCGACTCGAGCGCAAAATCCATTTGGAGGTCGTGGACGCGGTGGAGGAATCTTTTAA
- a CDS encoding TolC family protein has translation MPKPILISYCILLLSICAHGQEAQIANAETRTLALSDVISLALNQNLSLERSKLQVELRENDLAFEEADSKPNLTGSAGGTVRFFGEDGEPVWEDADTSRSLNGSLNSNMVLYNGGARQAAINQAQSVLEASLQDLNRSKQIVLFNSIFRYMEAILRFKEIEIQAEELASRMENLELIQVSYENEIRIEADVLRQRALVADSERRLAQARQAHQRSLYFLKELLLLPPETNILLDIDNSGWGNTDYLPDPDVQSSWSRIIKRPDLLAQEYRIEAANQSIRIAESGKKPTVSASANLRTNYASQNRSAGFGSQFFKREPEVSGGLTLSVPIFDRRRTETNVARANIQLRQEKFDMVDLKQNARTDLLQAVLDFNTAKAQLSFSQEQLASAGAALEAELARFDAGAATLLDVNSLRSNRLDAAVAVEESWFNLFTNRLDITLQDGTLENFLINRLNTQVPESQ, from the coding sequence ATGCCTAAACCTATTCTCATTTCCTATTGCATTCTGTTATTGAGCATCTGCGCCCATGGACAAGAAGCCCAGATTGCCAACGCTGAGACTCGAACGCTTGCCCTGTCCGATGTCATCTCCCTGGCCTTGAACCAGAATTTGAGCCTCGAGAGATCCAAACTGCAGGTAGAACTAAGAGAAAACGACCTAGCCTTCGAGGAAGCGGATTCGAAACCCAACCTCACCGGATCAGCAGGAGGCACAGTTCGCTTTTTTGGCGAAGATGGTGAGCCCGTTTGGGAAGATGCCGATACCTCTCGCTCTCTGAATGGTAGCCTCAATTCCAATATGGTGCTTTATAATGGTGGAGCCCGACAAGCCGCGATCAACCAAGCCCAATCAGTCTTGGAAGCCAGCCTACAAGACTTGAATCGATCTAAGCAGATTGTACTCTTCAATTCGATTTTCCGCTACATGGAAGCCATCCTGCGCTTTAAGGAAATTGAGATCCAGGCTGAGGAGCTCGCTTCCAGGATGGAAAACCTTGAGTTAATCCAGGTGAGCTATGAAAACGAGATTCGGATTGAAGCAGATGTGCTTCGCCAACGCGCGCTGGTAGCCGACAGCGAACGTCGTCTCGCCCAGGCCCGCCAGGCACACCAAAGAAGTCTATATTTCCTAAAAGAGCTTCTCTTACTCCCACCCGAAACCAATATTCTCCTCGATATCGACAATAGCGGTTGGGGAAACACAGATTACTTGCCCGATCCCGACGTCCAATCATCCTGGAGCCGGATAATCAAACGTCCTGACCTGCTCGCACAAGAGTACCGCATCGAAGCAGCCAATCAGAGTATCCGGATCGCTGAGTCAGGAAAAAAGCCAACGGTGAGTGCGTCGGCCAATCTCCGAACCAACTATGCCAGTCAGAACCGTAGTGCTGGATTCGGCAGTCAGTTTTTCAAACGGGAACCTGAAGTGTCCGGAGGTCTTACCCTCTCCGTTCCGATTTTCGATCGCCGAAGAACCGAAACCAACGTGGCCCGAGCTAATATTCAGCTCCGCCAGGAAAAGTTCGACATGGTGGATCTAAAACAGAATGCACGCACCGACCTGCTACAGGCCGTGTTAGACTTCAATACCGCCAAGGCACAACTTTCCTTTTCCCAAGAACAATTGGCTTCTGCAGGTGCCGCCCTGGAAGCTGAACTGGCACGATTCGATGCCGGTGCCGCCACCCTGCTGGATGTAAATTCTCTCCGATCCAATCGCCTCGATGCAGCAGTCGCGGTTGAAGAATCCTGGTTCAACCTCTTTACCAACCGCCTGGATATTACCCTCCAGGATGGAACACTCGAAAACTTTCTGATTAATCGCCTGAATACCCAAGTCCCCGAATCACAGTAA